One stretch of Tachysurus fulvidraco isolate hzauxx_2018 chromosome 12, HZAU_PFXX_2.0, whole genome shotgun sequence DNA includes these proteins:
- the wdr25 gene encoding WD repeat-containing protein 25 has protein sequence MNSLVDYDCDSEDSLDPEENFPEKSVSSAESEERFQTVPLPLKRPDSDIHHHKHQTEEHTIPQGSKWPESACPVVQTSVCSKRPPVLSGLRPYVSKRQRLITQSESESAALENTENSPDLQAKNLRLLTEVSERVQPFLGRNVVRGELPKRVQHQLHSHRGPVNTVQWCPVPHLSHLLLSASMDKTLKVWDGAGSGRCLQTYSTHHGAVRDACWLPCGRRLLSGSFDNTTSVTDLETGQVVARVDNEFKVTCLAFQPSDPALFLCGGFSSEVKAWDSRTCKMVRVYKAGIQQTLDILFLRGGKEFVSSSDVVSRDSADRTLIAWDFLTSAKISNQIFQERYTCPSLAMHPQEDSFAAQTNGNYIALFSAQRPYRMNKKKRYEGHKVEGYSVQCEYSSDGTIMATGSSTGSVHFYEFQSAQSLLTLRAHQQACMCVSYHPVIPATLATCDWGGEIKIWI, from the exons ATGAATTCATTGGTGGATTATGACTGTGACAGTGAGGACAGTTTAGATCCAGAGGAGAACTTTCCAGAAAAAAGTGTCAGTTCAGCTGAATCAGAAGAACGATTTCAGACTGTTCCATTGCCTTTAAAGAGGCCAGATTCAGATATCCATCACCACAAGCACCAAACAGAAGAGCATACAATTCCACAAGGTTCAAAGTGGCCTGAGTCAGCATGTCCTGTTGTACAAACGTCTGTGTGTTCAAAAAGACCACCGGTTTTAAGTGGACTGAGACCGTACGTGTCAAAGAGACAGAGGTTGATCACGCAGtctgagtcagagtcagcagcaCTGGAAAACACAGAAAACTCACCTGACCTACAGGCTAAAAACCTGCGCCTTCTAACAGAAGTGTCTGAGAGAGTGCAGCCATTCCTTGGCAGGAACGTGGTCAGAGGCGAGCTGCCCAAACGTGTTCAACATCAACTTCATTCTCATCGAGGGCCAGTAAACACAGTACAGTGGTGCCCCGTGCCGCATCTCAGTCACCTTCTGCTCTCAGCCTCCATGGATAAGACCCTTAAG GTTTGGGATGGTGCTGGCAGTGGGCGGTGCCTTCAGACTTACTCCACCCACCATGGGGCTGTACGAGATGCATGCTGGCTGCCGTGTGGACGACGCCTCCTTTCCGGCTCCTTTGACAACACGACCTCTGTGACAGATTTGGAGACTG gtCAGGTGGTTGCCCGGGTGGACAACGAGTTCAAGGTCACTTGTCTTGCATTTCAGCCCTCAGATCCTGCTCTTTTTCTGTGTGGGGGATTCAGTTCTGAGGTCAAGGCATGGGATTCCCGAACCTGTAAG atggTCAGAGTGTACAAGGCTGGGATTCAGCAGACACTGGACATCCTGTTTCTGCGTGGAGGGAAAGAATTTGTGTCCAGCAGCGATGTGGTCAGTCGAGACTCTGCAGATCGCACCCTCATTGCCTGGGACTTTCTGACTTCTGCCAAAATCTCTAACCAGATATTCCAA GAGAGATACACCTGTCCTAGTCTGGCCATGCACCCACAGGAGGACTCCTTTGCTGCTCAGACCAATGGGAATTACATAGCACTCTTCTCAGCCCAGCGGCCATACCGGATGAACAAGAAGAAGCGATATGAAGGGCACAAG gTGGAAGGTTATTCAGTGCAATGTGAGTACTCTTCAGATGGCACCATAATGGCGACTGGCAGTTCTACAGGCTCTGTGCACTTCTATGAGTTTCAAAGCGCACAAAGCCTGCTCACTCTCCGTGCTCATCAGCaggcatgtatgtgtgtgtcttaccaTCCTGTAATACCTGCTACGCTTGCCACGTGCGACTGGGGAGGGGAGATCAAGATATGGATCTGA